GAAATAGGCTCCATACAGCCCTTTTTTCGCGAGGCTGGCCGTCAGGGCCTGCTGGGTCGGAAAGACCAGCATCCCACCGAGGCTGAACAGTGCCACGCAGGCCAGCAGGCCCGCGAACGTCTGGGTCGTCGCCATGGCCCCCAGGCCGAGCGCACTGAGCATCACGCCGCCCACCAGAATGCGCCGGGGCGAAAAGCGGCGCTCGGCGAGGCGCAGCAGCGGGTACTGCAGCGCCACCGCCAGGCCGGCGCTGACTCCGTACACCCAGCCCACCGCCCCCTCGCCGTGCAGCGCCGTCGCGCGCAGGGCCACCGCCACGTTGAGCTGGCTGGACAGCAGGAAGTAACCGCTCACCAGCGTCGTGAACAGCACGAAGCGGCGGTCGCGGGCCACCACCCCCAGGCCCGAAAGTCCGGCGGCCTTGCCAGGAGCGGCCCCCAGCCGCGGCAGGCTCAGGGCAACCACCACAAAGGCCACCAGATATACCGACCCCGACACCAGCGCCAGCGTCCGAAAGTCGATGCTCAGCAGCAGCGCACCGATCAGGGGACCGACCACCATGCCCAGGTTGCCGAATACACCCATCAGCGAAAAGACCCGTGAACGGTTGGTGCTGTTCGTCAGTGCTGTCACCGCGGCGTTCTTGGGCGCGTCGAACAGCGCGCCGCCCAGGCCCGCCAGCACCGAGGCGGCCATCAGGGTCCAGAAGGTGTCCGCCCAGCCCATGGCCGCGAACCCCAGTGCGCGAACCACCAGGCCCGCCAGAATCAGGTTGCGGGCGCCCATGCGGTCGGCGAGCGCTCCTCCGAAAACGGTCAGGCCCTGCTGAATGATCTGCCGCACGGCCAACACCG
The Deinococcus peraridilitoris DSM 19664 genome window above contains:
- a CDS encoding MFS transporter, whose amino-acid sequence is MPVSPAPAAPPNIRAIAALIASNFLMWGGFFLIVPLLSVHYVANLGWAAALIGAVLAVRQIIQQGLTVFGGALADRMGARNLILAGLVVRALGFAAMGWADTFWTLMAASVLAGLGGALFDAPKNAAVTALTNSTNRSRVFSLMGVFGNLGMVVGPLIGALLLSIDFRTLALVSGSVYLVAFVVVALSLPRLGAAPGKAAGLSGLGVVARDRRFVLFTTLVSGYFLLSSQLNVAVALRATALHGEGAVGWVYGVSAGLAVALQYPLLRLAERRFSPRRILVGGVMLSALGLGAMATTQTFAGLLACVALFSLGGMLVFPTQQALTASLAKKGLYGAYFGFGALSLGVGGGVGNAIGGALYDWGQATGLPALPWLSFGLIGLVTALGLYRTLGESVRTAQVGVAD